The Prunus dulcis chromosome 3, ALMONDv2, whole genome shotgun sequence genome segment TAGAGCTTGAGGGCCCAGTAACTTATAAGCTTACTTTGCCGGCGGATCTATCATAGTGACTTGATGTTTTTCATATTCCCATGCTCCGAAGAGAAAAATCCGATTTATCTCATGTGTTAGACAAGTAATCAGCAGACGTGGAGGCTGATTTCACTTGTGGGAAGCAATCAGTTTAGATTTTGAAATGGGAAGTGTTTAGCTTCTAGTGAAAAAGGCTATGTGGCAACCCGAGTAGTAGATACGGGAGCAGTCCCTTCCCCCTCTTCGAGTGACAGGCGTGTAAATTTCGGGGACGAAATTTTtgtaaggggggtagattgtaataacccaaaccaaaaattcataattaaggaatattttattctgcgaaaagacaattttgccctcgtaattttttattaagaaaaaggtgactttttgatcgagaaggaatttgacaattccgctTGTGCTATTGCGTAGAGAACGGTgaaacgagttcatagacacgtagtaggcctgaatcggagttgtaacgagaaagttatggtcaaaagaatctcagtggcacaaccataaatatttcaaagttggatctataaaaaccagcccagctctctctctcctcgcggGCGCAGACCGCCCAGCCACCTTCCAGAGCTCGCTGGCGCCGCCTCAaggcaccaccggccacgggaccggtggcgatGGAATGGCCATCAAGTCCCCTACCTTTCTCAACCCTTCCCCGCCGGCGGCGCTGCCtgtgctggccggaaaatGCAGAAAAGCGACGGGAACTCACCGGAACTTCAACGCagtcgatctccctcctccggccaccattttcttcGACCCAGGCACCAGGGACCAGACAGGCCCGCAGGAGAGACCGTCAGGAGGTCTAGCGAGCttggaccaggagtgagtggactttcttccataaatgattttatataactGAGtctatataaatgagtttttataaatgagtttatatgagtaaatttcattatttgattttgaataagttttgtCGAATGTTTTTTGAGCATGATTTGTGCCGTAAAATATCCTTATttctatgctgcttagttgaacatGCTAGAAAGTGATAGAAAGCAGagttgagatttatatcagagaAAATAGCAGTTTAATTTCAGGATTACTGAAATACAGTTATTTGGCAGACTTTTCTAagatattgtattttaaaccaccatgtacccagttatggtgattaccctcagttggacggatgtctacggacatccagtctattttcagttttgtcagtgcacttgacattgcctcatgagtttcggggacgctcggaccgtgagtgccaagatttgcggctcggctgacttggtgtcccgagacctgctaggatttgcggctcggctgactttgtgtccccgagacctgctaggattgcggatcaggctgattaCGGTCCCCtgatcctgccagagcggctcgagttgactttgtgtcacagAGACCTTCCAGCgaatcaggctgactatagtcccctgtatcctgccaggatttgcggctcggatagactgtgtgtcgccgagacctaccaggggaattgacggaattacatgGGCACATCtgagtggtagttttgattgattgcagtgctttgattcaagttttgagtacattgcttttatgcaggtttgatttcagtgcttttatgagaatttggatttcaatgctttcatgaaagttttattgctcttgaaagcgattgcatatatttctataaatatgtaattgcgttgattttaatatgtttcaaagatagtttagatattcagttttactcaACTGTATTGAtttcattgcttttatgcgagAATTATCGAGTtcgaatatgatttacatataatgccttgagtttagtatgctttaaatgcagaatacgtatttagatttatttcactatttttacaatggggttagtatattcttagatattttatgaacctttatttttggtccactcacactttcaactgttttgctcccccaggctgtagtgtgcacaagacatccaccaccgggccatcgtgacttccgcgccttctggttcaaaagtgttggtatgtaaaacaattaagtgatccgtaaactatcaaaattgctctgatatattgccctagagcgagaatggaacttttggcatgtttattgaagtgctggctGTTGGTTGTTTGGACAATtatgctcgttttgacaggtgtaagttttgggattgaacgaaatataggggagactctgccgaaatttcggtagaagtcaaagtcaaaattttaagaaaaaggacaaataggtcttttgtgcccgacatttgccaagtgtcggacacgcacagggttcgactcgaattccaaagcggaatttgattCGGGTCATGTCAATTAAGATAACTGAAATGAACTAAAGCCCAACACAGGCCCACAAAATTCTAATCCAACAGAAATAAAACACTGTTTTGAGTGAGcagataaaaaatttaaaaaaaaaatgaaatgaactAAAGCCCAACCTCAGACCCATAAACCTACCTACCTGTGGTGAATAAAGGTCAATCCCAAACCTACCTGTGGCTTCACAACTAACGGTAACAATTTGACCCCATAAAAAACACTAACGGTAACATCCCTgggttttataaaaaaaagggcaagCACAAGGCCTAAAATTTGTTTGCATATATCACAAGCCTTATTGGGCTATAAGTAATGAACcatatcatatttttcatgggTTACCGGCCTTGTCTTTCATGGCAGTACCAAGTCGGGCCAAGACCTAACATTTGAGGTTGTGGGTTGTCTTCGATTGATCGGTGAAACGTGGTCGTTAGTTGTCTTTGAAATCTTCTTAAAAACATACCGATAAATCCGCCCCCACTCCTCTCCCTCGCATTGTCTCTCTCTCGCGAACTCAGAGGACTTCTTCTTTCGCAGCGACGCTGGATACACCAAAGGTCAAAACTTTATCcatctctttccctctctctctttcgcGCTGTAATCTGAGAATTTGTATATGCATAATGAATTCGACGTCGTTTGGTTCATATAACATTTTAACGCAGTACCTTTGATGCTTACGATTTGCTCTGTTTCAAAGTATTGTTATTTGTTGGATTTCTATTTCTCTTCATGAATCTTTCTTCATTGCTTTGAAGCTCTGTTTGTTTGCCGAGAAAAGAACGTGGCAAAAATACCAAGTTTTAGCTTCTTCATATTCATAATGAGGTTTAACTTAGCTCAGTCCAATAAGCCCGTTTAACTTAGCTCAGTCCAGTAAGCCCATTTGGTTCTTGGTTTGGTGGATTCAGTTACCATTCTATTATTAGATAGGAAGAAAATTTGGCCCTGAATAGATGGAGGTTCAGTTTCTTCTTGGAGCTTGTAGGTTGGGAGAGGCTGAAGCTTGTTTTAGACCATTCTCTAAAAATATGTTCAGCCTAGCTCACATAGAAACTCTCTAGTTTAAATGCTAACCATATGAAGagttctataaaaataaatgcatAAGAGATGATCCGGCCTTGAAGAATTCCAACAGTTTGTGGGGATGTAATTCTTCATTGAAGTTGTTATTTGTTTCCTTTATGTTCTTAAATCCTTTTTTGCAAGTTCACTTGAACAACAATAGAGTAAATCCTTCCTCTGGTAATGACTAgttggattttaaaaaaatatgcacTGACACCAAGCTGAAATcctaaatgaaaaaaaacaaaacaaaaaattgatgtGGTTCGGCGATGTGTGCCTGCATCCATGGGAAGGGGAAAGTTTCATGTATACTGGCTCATGGAAGAGCTCTGGAAATTATTAGAGATCCAGCCACCTATATATGGAATgataaaattacaatttatcAACCATAATCAAGGAAATAATATGGATGGATCATAATATAAATCAGCcacaatttgaatttctttccttttcttttattattcaCGTTAACAGTTTCCATGTGAATTATATGATACTTGTGTgtatattatttattgaaaaagaTGAGATTTCCTCATCTTGTTAAAAGCTCATTGTTGGTCTCTGCTGCCCACAACTTGCAGGCGCGTAGAGAAAGGGAATGATTGAAGATTCTGCAAAACGTGGGGAAACAGACCTACTTAGGCAAATAGTGGAAAACGATCAGTCCAAGAAAATAATAGCTTATGATCAAGAGTACTAGTTCCTTTTCAATGACCAAGGGCGAAGTGCAAGTTAATCTCTTAGTAAATTCAGCACCTCGGCCTTCCTTTGTTAGAGTTCAGGAGATGGGTATGGaaactaccaaaaataacGTGAAATCGAATCAAgtgttgaaaaagaaaacaagaaggaGACGTAGGACGAAGAAATCAAATCTACTGCAAGATATTAGTCTATCTGATAACCTGCGTCAGGAATATGGTCAGAGTGACACTAATCATATGCATAGATTGTCAACTTTAAGTCTAGTTGATGAAAGAAGTGATGAGATAGTAGTTATTTCATCAGGAGCTGTTAAAACTATGAATGAAGTGGACCACAGCTCAGGGATTTcaaataggtcaattgtgAGAGCATCTGTTTGTGATATAGAGAAAAAGCTTCTTATTCTTGATATTAATGGACTACTTGCGGATATAGTCTCTCCTCCTCCAAAAGGACTTGCATCTGACAAACGAATTGCAGGGAGGGCAAGTGAGAAATTGTTTGTAGTATTGTTTCACTTATAAAAATTCTAATGCTCTATTTGTTCTTTGTCTTTAATTGCATCTTTACTTTCTTTGTTCAGTTTTCAAGAGGCCCTTCTATCTTGATTTTCTTAAGTTCTGCTTTGAGCATTTCGAAGTGGGTGTGTGGTCTTCAAGATCCAAGTAACCTATAGTCTGCtatcatttatttctttatttcgtttatgttgaattgattttttttcccttcataTTTTGGAAGAACTTTTTTCTTGTCCTCTTTTTACTTTAGCAATATGTTGGTTGTTATAAATTGGTATTATTAGTTACAGCAATACCTATTTATTTGTTGAAGGAGAATTGTGGAACGAGTGCTTGATTATCTGATGGGTGATATGAAGCACAAGTTGCTGTTTTGTTGGGTAAGCACTTTTATTCCTGTTCGTTTTGTGCATCATCTAGCTCCTTGTGTGTAGAAATTGTAATAACATTCTCGAGTCGACCTTTCTTGCTTGCTCATATCCTCAATTAGATGATCTTgcaatgaatttaaattataaaatctcCTGATTTGTAAATCCGATTTGATCCGCCCCCCCGGCTGGGAGGCATCTACCTCATCCCGATCACAAGGAGAGGGAAGGCATGCAAGACTTTGGCCATTTTGGTCGAAGGTAGTCCCCGAAATATACTGGTTTTGATTGTTTTATCAGCAAATCTTTGCCTTAATCTTTTTACTATGTATATTGGTTAAATCCTGGTAGAAAAATAGTTTCCTAAATTCAGAATCACTTAATAGGGTGTAGTATCAGCCTAACAACAATTAAAGCAATTAAAGCAATCCCGCATCTCTACCAGTCTACAACTAGCTTTCTTGTGCTTTTCTGATGACTTATCATAGATTCTTTAAAATTATCATCTAATGTTCACTTAAAATAGCTCAAGCATTGATTTCCTTGCATCTTAATTGTGGAAATCTTGATGGATTTTATGATGGCTTTGCAGGATCTATCCCATTGCACTGCAACAGGTTTCAGGACTATAGAAAATAGGCATAAGACCTTGGTTTTTAAGGAACTGAGGAGAATATGGGAAAAACACGACCCTAGTCTTCCATGGGAGAAGGGCATTTATAATGAATCAAATACATTGTTGTTGGATGATTCCCCCTACAAAGCCTTGCTTAATCCTGTGAGcttcattttaatttatcttttcccttcttttgggCTACTCATATAAGTTGCGTAAAtctttttttggatttgtatTGAACTCTCATTTTATAGGCACATACTGCAGTCTTTCCTCATCCATACACGTTCCAACGAGGGAGCGACACTTCGTTaggtaattaaaaaaattgattccTAACTGCTTTCTATTTCAGAAAATGTACATGTACCCTACAAGGCTGCAAATACACTGAAAGTATTGCATTCTGGCTTCCATCGCTTAaccttaattatttatatttttctttgaaagtTTTTAGGCAATGTAATTTTGAGAAATGTTTATAGGGCACCTCATGGGATCTCCCCAGTTGAGCGGTCCTTCAGTATTCAGTATGAATCCTCTGATTCATTTAATTACTTATGTACACGCAACAAATATAACCAAATGTTAAGactgaagagaaaaaaaaaacaaattatccAAAAGTTTTATGCAAATTGATTTGTCAGCTACTCCAATATGGAATATGGAAGATGGATCTGTACATTATATGTGAAGAGAACCTTCGTATTTTCTGGGTTTCAGTAACTTGTTGGTAAAGATGTAAAAGGCCAATGTTACGGGAGAGGAGGAACCGAAAATAGCAGGACACCTTTTTGTTGAAATAAGGCATCCATCCCTAGCTCTTTTTCTCCATGATGACAGAATGTCTTTACTGTGTACTTGGTTTGCTTTGTTCTGGAGGTTTGAATGGTATTATGTGTCAAATTTTTAACGAGTTAGAGGCAAATGATAAATAAACTGACTGCAACATATGGCAGGTCCTGGAGGTGATCTTCGGGTCTATCTGGAAGGGTTGGCTGCTGCTGAAAATATACAGGAGTTTATAGAGCAAGAGCCATTTGGCCAAAGTCCTATTAATGAAAGTAGTGCATCTTGGCCCTTCTACCTCAGGGTTCTTAGTACGGTGTATTCTGTAGATACCACCAACGTGAACAACATGACCTGTAATTCTTCCGTTCTGCGTTAGGTATGAGTTTTGCATATCTTATATTTTGCTCTTGCCATCCTTCGTGCCTTATGTGGAGCTTTGCTCTTATCCCTTAAAGCCGTACTCTTCCAAAGCTTTGTCAAACAACTGGAGCTGGTGACTTGCCAAAACAGCCATAGGTTATAGAAAAATTGACCCCACAAAAACTTGTAATTGAAGCGTTTATTGAAACAAACATTGGAAATTTACTTTCTGCTCCATCCATATTGGAGAATCTCTTATGTCATCcttattttttggtcaaggAATGGAACAGTTGATTTCATTTCCGGATATCAGATATTTAGTGAGCAAACTTATCAGAGTTGTGTGATTGGCATTTTAatctttggtttttgttttgctggAACATTTTTGTGCTCACAGATTTGTGCATGACTCTCAGAGGGTCAAGGCTTCTCTTGATTCTTGGGCTCCATCTGTCTGTGATTGGACATGTTTTTGGGCTCAAACTATAAGGCCTTTCCTTTTTTACCGACAGAATCAGTTCAGTGGTGAAGCATATGGACATGTTTTTGGGCTCAAACTATAAGGCCTTTCTTTTTAACCGACAGAATCAGTTCGGTGGTGAAGCATATGCTTCAAATAAAGGCTCCCTTAACCAAGCTTATTTCAGAAAATGCAATTTAACCATGTAAGTTTAGGGCCATCGATATAATTATATGGGTAAGGTTTTCATGCCTACATAATCTTCTGCATCACCCTTccatgtttttgttgttgccaaAGTTAGGAAGGGAACAGGGAAATTCATATAAACAAGTACTTAAAGGGTTTGAACTCAAGACCACTTGGAACCACACTAAACGCTTTGGCCAATCCAACTAACATCCCATTGGTGCATCGCCCTTCCATGTTAGAAACAAGTGATACATCTCCTCTGCCATACAAAACAAATGTTACCAACtaccaagaagaaaaaaagtgataGAGATATTACATGGATGTGAATCTCTCTACCCATGAGTGCCATTGACTCGTGGTAATGGCATTGGACGGGCTTCGCATGTACTAGTGTCACTATCTCCTGCaatttcataaaaacaaattgtACTATGGCCATGTTTTCTTCTGTACCATACCACTGCGCAGTCCACAAATTGTGCACCAAAAACACTCATGACTTTGGGATGCCATAATGTTCTCTGTTCCTTATCATTTTAGAAACCTAGAAGGATTTGGTGTTGACACTTCGACCTTATGGTCCAGTGCCCATCCCTCTTGgatcttgaaaaaaaaaaaccagaaggTACAATACAGTAGAGCAATTATGCAAAAGGTCCTTCGTGTACTGCGAGTTTGTAATGTAACCCAATTTCAAAGGGAGTGGGGCATGAGCCATCATGGAGCTGCATGGTTCACAAAGATCGTTACGGCAATTCTGAGCTTCACATCATGACAAAAGGGACTTGTAACAAACATATGGCCCCATGCACCCActcacaaatacaaaaaaacaaaacagagtaGGTTTGGTTTGTGTGGAGTTCATAAAACGTAGCCAGCCTAACTTGAggtatttttctttgaaattgtATTGGGGTTTTAGGTTTGATTGAACCAGTTGAGATTGTCGCATCagagtttttgtttatttattctgGAAGTATATTCAAACTTCTCATCAGGGTTGGCATGTGATGCAGGCGACTTTTAGATCCCACTTACCTGGCAAACTGATTGGACATGTTTTGTGCTTGACTTTTGCTATTGCTGCTATCTCCAATCTCATATAAAAACAGCAAAGAATTTAATCTCACTAATGCCCCCCTTCTTATTACACGTGACACTTGCTAATAATTTGGTTTTCCTCTTAAAAAAGGAATTAGCAAAAATGCAAACTTGAAGAAGCATCTTTAAATGAAAGCAGAAAATTAGAGAAAGTTATCCAATAATTGgtgtgttttaaaaataaataaaaaaagttttctTACACCCCAAGTTTAGATGTGTGAGATAGCTAGGATGAAAGAGGCTCTCATTCTCACGTAGAATAAGATGCATGGAACATTGACTTCTTCGTCACCCAACATTGAACAAACCCTCTAACGTGGAACAATCCCATATATCCATACACACCTTGTTTAATGGGCACACAATTTTGGGCCCTCCAATGAAATTCCTAAGAATGTGTATAGGAACCTACCCTACTCCCTCTCCTTGTGATTCTCTGTGCACATATAATTCTTTATTTGTACATTTAAATTCGATAAATAATTGGACATCTATGGGATATTATCCCATTTTTGTTGACTTTCACAAAGCTAGCCCCTTAGGTTTCTTTATTCATGTGGTGATTTGAAAGTTAATTGGGTGATGAGAATTTGTGGGGATGTGGAGATCATGTGGCAATCATGTTGGGTTGATGCTGCAATGCTTCTTCTTGGAACCTAGTTTAGGATATTATGATGGAGATGCTTAGTTGGTCCTCTTCAAATGAAGCTAAGCTAAAAGGCAGATAGGCAATCCCCTCATCATGTGATAGTTTCACTTTTCCCATGTGGCCCTGCACCCCCCCACCTCCCTcctcttcaatttcatcaattatAAGTCCCTCATCTCTATCACGATCGCTCGCTCCCTCTCTATCATATAAGAGAGATTGCATCAGCTATAcgaaataataattaagtaACGTTAGCAGATGTGAATTAGATCAGTTGATTATAATAACAGTCCGTTGTGTAGCCCTAAAAATTCCTCTAtatgtaataataatagttTAATTAAAGCAAGCTAGCTAACATTCCCATGCAAGCAAAACTCTAGCTAACTTATTTCACAAGTaccaaaattaaacaaactcatattttattatttagtAGCTAGCAGGGTAGTGTTTGAAAATGATGATGCACACCACCATCACACCATATACTAAACAAATCTGAGCATATAACTATATACTTTTGAAAAGGATTTTAGGATCTTCACTCCATTGGCATATGatcaatataataatattaatatgggTATGTTAGTATGTTACGTACATCTCAATCTCATAAAAAGCCAACAAAAGAACCATTTCAGTatgttcatcatgttcatATATAAGATTTTAAGTAATATTCTCTGTGTACAAATTAGAATATTTACAGGTCTGTATATGCGAAAATGTCGAATTGCTTTCACAACATGCTTTCCATAAACATAATAGGTAGATAGAAAGCTTGGCACTTATGCGCTTGCATTTTGGGTGGCACCTAACATGGGAGGGGAGATTGGATTCAACACCTACATCTTAAAAGGTTAAAACTTTGCTCTTTTTGGTCCAAGATAAACTCCAAAAAGGtctcatattttaatcatCTTGTAATAGAATTTATGCTCATTGTAATCCCACtagcattttccttttaaatttggcgacaaaaagaaaatgtaaaggTGTCTAATTTGAggtcttaattttttaattaattattaataattaatgtTCCTTACAAACTATAGCTTGTTTAATGGGTCAATCCTCCGTACTCCATGTTGAACCAAAGCACGTGCCACTTCTATCCTAattctatatatacatatatttatcgAATTAATGGAGATGATCATGAATGCGActttcttaattatatataaaatttctgattaCAAGAGTGATTATGGCCCAGATAATGTTATGGCTGAAAAAGGAGGCACCATTTATAGCTAGTGGGGTGtgcatcattttctttatcttaCTGCAACTTCAAAATCGTAGcaattaatcaaatgaaagAACAAAGACATCACAATAATGGAATTGATAAGAACAATGTCCTTAACTCACAGAAGAATCGTTAATAATGGAAAGTAAATTTGACCACTCTTTGCTTCACTGTCTTCACCAAAATTACAATGTGGTATGTGGCAATTAATTTGCAAGGCTCAATTGTCTTTTACGAAACACAATGCTTGGTGGgctcgtttgggagtgattcaCCTCTCATGTGCTTctccataaaatcacttaaaatgaTTCTCCATAGAAATGATTATTTACCTATTCAGAATCATTCATAAACAATGCTTTCTGAACCACATCAATATTTACTTAAAATTTGTAGCATATTTACAGATCTGTTTCTGtaaagtgatttaaaattttgttg includes the following:
- the LOC117623309 gene encoding uncharacterized protein LOC117623309 isoform X2; this encodes MIKSTSSFSMTKGEVQVNLLVNSAPRPSFVRVQEMGMETTKNNVKSNQVLKKKTRRRRRTKKSNLLQDISLSDNLRQEYGQSDTNHMHRLSTLSLVDERSDEIVVISSGAVKTMNEVDHSSGISNRSIVRASVCDIEKKLLILDINGLLADIVSPPPKGLASDKRIAGRAIFKRPFYLDFLKFCFEHFEVGVWSSRSKRIVERVLDYLMGDMKHKLLFCWDLSHCTATGFRTIENRHKTLVFKELRRIWEKHDPSLPWEKGIYNESNTLLLDDSPYKALLNPAHTAVFPHPYTFQRGSDTSLVTCW
- the LOC117623309 gene encoding uncharacterized protein LOC117623309 isoform X1, which translates into the protein MIKSTSSFSMTKGEVQVNLLVNSAPRPSFVRVQEMGMETTKNNVKSNQVLKKKTRRRRRTKKSNLLQDISLSDNLRQEYGQSDTNHMHRLSTLSLVDERSDEIVVISSGAVKTMNEVDHSSGISNRSIVRASVCDIEKKLLILDINGLLADIVSPPPKGLASDKRIAGRAIFKRPFYLDFLKFCFEHFEVGVWSSRSKRIVERVLDYLMGDMKHKLLFCWDLSHCTATGFRTIENRHKTLVFKELRRIWEKHDPSLPWEKGIYNESNTLLLDDSPYKALLNPAHTAVFPHPYTFQRGSDTSLGPGGDLRVYLEGLAAAENIQEFIEQEPFGQSPINESSASWPFYLRVLSTVYSVDTTNVNNMTCNSSVLR